ACAGCTTTCTACTCATTTGCATTTTCCATAGTTAAGGAAAGTATTTATCAAATTATATTTTTTGGGAGCTGTTATTTTGCCACCCCGCCGCAGCGGGCTACTGTAAATAAAAAAGGGCAGCATTCTAAGTTTTAAAATTCGTGTTTCAAACCTTTATATTTATTAAAATCGAATTATGAAAGAGGTCTAATGAAGTATGTACTAAAAAAGCATCAATAAAAAAGCCGCCTATTTGTGTTAGGCGGCTTTTTCTTATTTGATATAAATATTATTGCTTTCTTAAAAGGGTAATGGTTCCTTTTGCCGATCCCCAAGGTTTATCAGCATTGGGTCTTTCTATGAATGTTTGTTCAAAGAAGTTCTCAGCTTTTTTAGGCTCTTTCCATGCACGTAACTTCCATTTAAAATTAAAGAAGTATGTACCTTCTGGGCAGGTAGAGCCGTCATTTTGGTTCTTACCATTCCACTGCATCTGAGGGTCGGTGGTATGGAATACGCGTTCACCCCAACGGTTGAAAATCCACAACTCGTAAGGAGTAGAGTCTTTGGTAGAAAGGCCTTTGGTTTCGCAGAAATAACCATCGTTTATACCATCGCCATCAGGTGTAAAGCTGTTTGGTATAATAACGTTCACATCAAAGTTATTCTGAACTTTCTTGCATATAGAGTCTGTACACCTACCGTTGGTAACGAACAAGCAAACAAGGAATTCTCCTGTATCATTACCATAGTCAACATCTGGGTTTTTCAACGACGATTTATTGGCAGGTCCTAATTTAGGGTCGCCGAAATCCCAAGCCCAAGTTGTTACATTGCCTGAACTGCTATCCAAGAAATGGAATTTGGGTATCTCAACATTTGGATCCCAACCAAAATTAGCTTTCACACTATCAATAGTAATAGTTCCAAAAGTATCATCGGGGCAAAGATGGGTTGTAGGTGTAAACAGTATTTTATAAGTACCTGCTTTGGTAAACACGTGCCAAGTGGTATCTTCTGTTACCTTATGTATTTTGGTAGAATCTTTATATCTAATACTGGTATCGTGTGCCGTTGCACCATCTCCAAAATCGTAGTTCATAAATACCAACTCTGTATCGCTCATATTGATGAATGGCACTCTATCGCCCACACATGCAACTGGTTGATTATAGAATCGAGCTTGCGGTGTTCTTAAAACTACAACTATAATAGGCTGCTGGAATCCATTGACCGTATCGGGATAGGTAGCCTCGCATATACGATTAGTTCCTGTAGTGGGGTCATAAATTGCTCCCGAAGAAGTTAAGGTAATATGATAAACGCCTGGGTCGGTGAATAGATGGGTAAAGTTAGAATCGCTCTGTGTTGCTTCTGATATTGTTTTAAAGGTTCCATTAGGTAGCTTCTGATTGAAACGCCAAATAAAATTCTTAGAAATAGTATCTGAAAGGTTATCAAATGTTACAGCAAAAGCAGCACAACCTGTATCTTCGGTTAGTATCGCACATTTTGGCAATGGGCCTATTACCCTAATCTGTTTTGAAATTGTATCCCAACAACCTGTAGTGGATTTGACTATGAGTTTCACCGTAAAGAGTCCATTCGAGGTATATTGATGTGTAGGATTCTGCAATATACTTGGGTTTGTTTTGTCTCCAAACTCCCAAAACCATGAAGCTATCACATCTTTACATTTACCTTGGCTTTTGCAGGGTCCCCAAGTATAGGAAAGGTCGAGGAAGTTTACCAACTGACCACAATATAAGGTATCGCGTGATGTTTTAAAATCGGCAGTTACATCATTTACATATATATTTTGGTGAATCGTATCTCTACATCCCAGCGAATCTTTGGTTACCAATCTCACATCAAATATGCCAGTATCGGAGAATGAGTGATAAGCAGTATCTGCTTTAGATGAAGGGTTTATGGGGTCACCAAATAACCAAAGGAATGTCTCATAGCCTCCTGCTGGTTTTGGACGAGGTTGTCCCCATCTGTCTAGCGTAGGAGTTTCCCAGAATGGATAATCATCCCATTCAAAGTAAGAGAAAGGAGGTCCAAGTGGATCCCAATAACGTATAAAGTGGGTAAACTGCGTTGCATTTTTCGTATTACATATTATAGTATCATCAGTATACAGTTCTGCCATATTACCTATCAGAATACGACCATTTTTCCTCACAGAGTTATAGCAACTATCGGTATTGGTCATGGTAACTGATAGATAATAAACTCCTCGCTTCGGATATTGATGGTACATGGTAGGAATTATAGTATCGGGCAATAAATTCGTAATATCGGTGGAGGTAAATCCTCCATACTGGTCAAATTGATATCGCATTCTTTGGTAAGGCCTTCTCGAAATGGTATCGACAGTTACCGCTCCATCGCCCCAGTTCCAGGCTATAGATACAATACTGTCTTGGGTGGTATCAACCATGTGTACCATTACATAAGACCATGGGCAATCGTAATTTCCAGTAAGGTTCTGACCAGTATAAAACAATGCATTGTTAGGAACGAATCTCAAGCGGTGGTGGAACCAAAATGTATCTGAGCACCAACGTCTAATTGTAGAGTCATACTCGCCTTTTCTGTTTTGTATGGCAAAACCAAGTGTTACCCATCCGTTAGAGTCGCAAACTTTAGGTGTATAGAATCTTTGGTATTGGGTAGGCCAAGGTGGCAATGGGCTCCATGGTGGAATACTAAATGCTGACTGGGGTGTCCAACACTTCGGATCACTAGGGTATGCACAACAAGCCGAATCGAAACATATAGAAACAAACTGCTGGGTGCAACCGGGTTTCGATTTGTCCCATTTGAACTTGATATTATAAGGTGGGGGTGAAACTGTATAACAATTCTTTCCTTCAGTTTTCAAATAGCTCGCATCTGGATTCATCAATGCAAATGGAACTTGGGCCATACTGTTACATTCAACAGCATAGCTTGCATTCATAATGGTATCGTATTTATACCACTCGCCTTTCATCACAAATTTTGGGGTATGGCACCGCTCTTTGATATGTGTGGTATCATACTTATGCTCAGGCATCCAATCGTAGCTATAGTGGGTATTTTTTGCTGTCCAAAAAGTATCTAATCCTGTAATAACTGAATCGCAATTTTTGTGGCGATAGTATATACGGTAATTAATGAATGTGTCAGTTTTTGTTTTATCCACAGCATTTTTGGCTGTTTTTGTATTGACATATACAAAAGCATGTACCAAGAACGGCATCGGTATCCCCAGAAAACACGTGGACGTAGTATCATACTTCCCTGTATTCCCATCATAATGATAGGTTAAAGTATCTTTTAAATTAGCCCAAGCACAGATAGCGGTATCGTTAATAGACAAGGCATTACTGTTATCGTCGAAGTCCCAATAAAACTGAATATGTACTGCATCACAAATCTCGCTGTGGTTTGGGAAATGCACGGTATTGATTACACGGCACTGATGTCTTTCGGTATCAGCAATCTCCCCCGGTGGACTTTCGATTGTGGCTCCCGGACCATAAAGCATCATACTATCCACACTATCTAACTTTTGACAAGGTGGTTGCCATACTAGCATTAGTACTTTTTTAGGACCACATTTTGGATAAACGTGAGATGGTGCCCAAGTACCTGAGTCCACATTATTCGGAGGTGGGTGCAGGTAGAACCAATACACTTGTTGTTGACCAGGAATGGGTGCAAACAATGGGGTACTGTTAAATTCTAGTAAGTGACCTCCAAAACACATAGTGTCATCTTTAACCGTTGGGTCTAACGTGAGGTTAATATTATCACCCGCATAGGGGTTGGTAAATTGATCTATACAACCAAACTTGGATTTGATTCGAAGTGTGGCTGCAAAAGGCCCTGATTTATAATAGACATGTGTGAATTTTTTCCAGTATTGGGCTTTCTCTGCACCTGTTGGCGGAGAACTCGATTTGAAGGTAGTGCCATCGCCAAAATTCCATTCAAACCATTCAATTACGTTTGGGTTGATGGAAGATCCATTGGAAAAGACTACTGGAGTTGAATCGCACTTTACGACATACTGTGTGGTGAACCTCGCCCCTATCTTATCAAGCACCAAAAAGTCGGAGTCGATTTTGAACTCGGCTATACAACCATTGGTATCAGTAATAATTAATTTGGGAGAACGCCAACGTCCAACAGAATCGAGATAGGTATGGCAAACAAATTTATTGTTAACCCAATCGGCACCCGTTGAATCGTAAGAACCATCGTCCCAAAGTATCACACGGCGGATAATTTTGGCATTAGTTACAGAATCGGGCAATGACAAATCTGTTAAACAGAAATTGTTACCTTCGTAACATTGTGTATCCTTCAAATTCCCATTACTTAATTTGTAATTGGGCCGAGGTTTTGGGAACACTGTAATGATGGGCATATTTGAACCTGTTACACAACTATCGCCATTGTTCAGATAAACCGTAAGTTTTGGCTTATAAATACCAGGCGAGGTGTACTGGAAATTGGGGTTGTCCTGTGTGTTGGAAGACCCATCACCATAATACCAGCGGTAACTTTTTACATTGGCGTTGGCAGCTTTGGTTGGGCTTGGGGTAAAGGTAAGTTGGTCTCCCAAACAAACCTTCACCTTGTCAACCGTAAAGCTACAAGTAATTTGAGCTTGTGCTGACCATCCTATCAGGAGGAAAGCAAAAAGCATTGTTAAATTTAATTTTATATGTCGCATAATGATAATTGTTGGCGAAATTAGTGGATTTGATTTTATTGTTATAATTTATTTTCTGAACAAGTTTAAGCTTTGCTTCACAATTGGTTCTGGGTGGGTAAATTGTTCGAATTGATAAACAAGCTGTATAGTATAGTTTGGGCCAGCAGGCATGGGCATATTATTATAAGTCCCATCCCAACCTTCAGTGGGTTTATAACTTTCGAATACTGTTTGACCTTTAGCATCAATTATTTCTAGATGGTAAAATTTTAACGGAATATCTTTAAGCAAGGTGAGATAAGTATCGTTGATTCCATCATTATCTGGGCTAAATGTATTATTTATTTCAGATATATAAACGGGCGTCTTTAGATTAATTTCACTCGATGTATGACAAAAACTATTGGTTAAAAACGTTGCATTCATTTGACCTGCGTCAGAAGCTACCGAGGTGAATTTATGTGTGAATTCTTTTTTGCTAACTAGTTCACTAGAACCATCCGAAAATTGAACATTCAATTCCAATTTATCAGGATTGTTTATTTTATATAATACAGTACTTGAATTAATAAAGGAAGACCCAATGATAAATACTGGTTTTCTAACTGTTACCATTTCACTATTTCCTTTCACACTCACCTTATATGTTGCTTCTCGGCTATAACTATGTTTTATTTCAGATGAGTT
This portion of the Bacteroidota bacterium genome encodes:
- a CDS encoding PKD domain-containing protein, whose amino-acid sequence is MRHIKLNLTMLFAFLLIGWSAQAQITCSFTVDKVKVCLGDQLTFTPSPTKAANANVKSYRWYYGDGSSNTQDNPNFQYTSPGIYKPKLTVYLNNGDSCVTGSNMPIITVFPKPRPNYKLSNGNLKDTQCYEGNNFCLTDLSLPDSVTNAKIIRRVILWDDGSYDSTGADWVNNKFVCHTYLDSVGRWRSPKLIITDTNGCIAEFKIDSDFLVLDKIGARFTTQYVVKCDSTPVVFSNGSSINPNVIEWFEWNFGDGTTFKSSSPPTGAEKAQYWKKFTHVYYKSGPFAATLRIKSKFGCIDQFTNPYAGDNINLTLDPTVKDDTMCFGGHLLEFNSTPLFAPIPGQQQVYWFYLHPPPNNVDSGTWAPSHVYPKCGPKKVLMLVWQPPCQKLDSVDSMMLYGPGATIESPPGEIADTERHQCRVINTVHFPNHSEICDAVHIQFYWDFDDNSNALSINDTAICAWANLKDTLTYHYDGNTGKYDTTSTCFLGIPMPFLVHAFVYVNTKTAKNAVDKTKTDTFINYRIYYRHKNCDSVITGLDTFWTAKNTHYSYDWMPEHKYDTTHIKERCHTPKFVMKGEWYKYDTIMNASYAVECNSMAQVPFALMNPDASYLKTEGKNCYTVSPPPYNIKFKWDKSKPGCTQQFVSICFDSACCAYPSDPKCWTPQSAFSIPPWSPLPPWPTQYQRFYTPKVCDSNGWVTLGFAIQNRKGEYDSTIRRWCSDTFWFHHRLRFVPNNALFYTGQNLTGNYDCPWSYVMVHMVDTTQDSIVSIAWNWGDGAVTVDTISRRPYQRMRYQFDQYGGFTSTDITNLLPDTIIPTMYHQYPKRGVYYLSVTMTNTDSCYNSVRKNGRILIGNMAELYTDDTIICNTKNATQFTHFIRYWDPLGPPFSYFEWDDYPFWETPTLDRWGQPRPKPAGGYETFLWLFGDPINPSSKADTAYHSFSDTGIFDVRLVTKDSLGCRDTIHQNIYVNDVTADFKTSRDTLYCGQLVNFLDLSYTWGPCKSQGKCKDVIASWFWEFGDKTNPSILQNPTHQYTSNGLFTVKLIVKSTTGCWDTISKQIRVIGPLPKCAILTEDTGCAAFAVTFDNLSDTISKNFIWRFNQKLPNGTFKTISEATQSDSNFTHLFTDPGVYHITLTSSGAIYDPTTGTNRICEATYPDTVNGFQQPIIVVVLRTPQARFYNQPVACVGDRVPFINMSDTELVFMNYDFGDGATAHDTSIRYKDSTKIHKVTEDTTWHVFTKAGTYKILFTPTTHLCPDDTFGTITIDSVKANFGWDPNVEIPKFHFLDSSSGNVTTWAWDFGDPKLGPANKSSLKNPDVDYGNDTGEFLVCLFVTNGRCTDSICKKVQNNFDVNVIIPNSFTPDGDGINDGYFCETKGLSTKDSTPYELWIFNRWGERVFHTTDPQMQWNGKNQNDGSTCPEGTYFFNFKWKLRAWKEPKKAENFFEQTFIERPNADKPWGSAKGTITLLRKQ